TTAGCTGCCACGCCAACGATCCAGACGGCTCACATCGCTGAGGCGGTTCAATATCGCACTATCGATCGCCTGCAGTAGCTCTCCTTAGGCGAGGCCCTCAAGGACAAACCAGGGGGCTGCGTGATTGACCCGGCCGATCGCCTGGATTCTTTGGGGAGCATCGAGGCTCTCGAGCCATTGGTGTAGTGAAAAATCGAGGGTTATCACCTGGAGGGAGTCAGGATAATCGGGGAAAGTAATGGCAAACGTGCGATCGCCGGTCGGGAAAATTTCACCGCCGTAGGCTTTAGCCTGGGGTGTGGCTCTGGAAACAAACGACTCACAACCACATAATCCATGTTCAGAATATTGGTCGGGATGATCGAGATAAAATCGTTGCCACTGCAACCATTCGGGATGATCCCAGGCCAAATTATAGAGGGGGATCACGGCGGCGGGGGCAAAAGGATCTGTGAGGAGCTTTTCTTGGATGGCTCGCACATCAAGGTCCTTGGGGCCACATTGATTTTGAATTGCCAGTGCTGCTGCCTGTCCTGCCGCCTGACCAATATTCAGCACCAGGGGTTGGAGACGCGTTGCCCCATTCGCCATGTGAGAAACGGCAATATTTTTCTCGCAAGCGAGGCAATTTTCCACCGTCGCTGAATACAAAGCCGTGTAGGGAATCGTAAAAGGTGTGCCTGTCCAGCGGCCCCCCCAGGGAATCGATTTGGGGGCCAGGGGAAATTCAAAGCCTGGATAGTGGTGGTCATTGGCATAGTTCCCGACGGCGATCGCCATGACTTCCCCAGCCGCATTTAACGGTAACGGGGCGACAGTGCCATTAGGCAGAATCTGCTGTTCCGTAAGGGTTTCTGTCCCGATCAACCGCCGACTTTCTCGAAAATAGGGCATCAAAGCAAAGCTCCCACCCTGCAAGCCATGGGGAAACACATCTGGCGCGAGGCCATATTCTCCGCCAGATTCTTGGTAAATGTAATCGGCAAACGCCAAACTATGGGCCTGGGCTTCCCGATAAAAATCAAGGCGTTGCTGGGGATCTAAAAGGCGATCGCCTCCCAGGCCATAGTCATTTCCTGCCAGGGGCCAATTGATCATGTATTGGCCCTTGGGCAAGCCCCCATAGTTCATGAATGCATCGAGGCCATATTTCTCCCAAGCCCCCTGAAATATCGAAAAATCGCCATGACCCGGCGATGGTTGCAAGCCATGTTTTTGTAGATAAAAAACCCAGGTGGGGGACTGCACCGGATACATTGCCGTCATCTCGTTCGACATCGCAGGGGCGCTGGGCTCTTGGAAATTTTCTGACCAATCCCAACCCCAACGGTGGGGCACATCCCCCAAGGCTAATACATCTCCCAACTCCGTCCCATCGAGGATGATGTCCGCCGCAATTTGGTAATTTTTAAACCGGACACCCGTTAGGCGATCGCCCTGTCTTTTTACTTCGAGGGGGACCTGTCCCGCAATCCAGGTGAGGTTTTTTTCCGCCTTGACCCAATCCGCAAAAATTTGCGCCCCAATCCGGGGATCAAAAGTGAACATACTCACCCAACTGTGATCTAAACCGTCTCGCTGGTGTCGCCACTGGAGTTCCCGCAAAAAAGCCCCCCATAATCCCGTCTGCCAAGCCTGCAGTTCATTCCCATCCGGAGCTGCTACCCCCGCCGCCGTCAACATTCCCCCCAGCCAAGGGAATTCACTCACCAAAATTGTCGCCACACCATTCCGTGCACATTGGAGAGCTGCCGCTGTTCCCCCTGTGCCACCACCAACGACCAAGACCTTTGTTTGTAAGCTCTCCATAAAAATTGCAATAACTTGTTTTGCGCAAAATTATTTAGCGAATGGTCTCTAATCAGCCGTGACAGGTTGTTGATCACGTATGAGCCAATCCTGACCGACAAGAATGGTAAAGTCCGATTCAATTTCCCCGGTAGAGGAGGCTTCGATCCGACCAACTCCCAGGAGAGCCCGCAGTTGATTCGCACCAGAGATATTTCCCTGTTGAGCGATCACCTGGCTTTGCTCTAAGCGTTCTGGGTGATCATTGGCCAGATAAAGATTGGTGAACCCCTGGGTTTGTAAATATTCTGAAACCTGCCGCGCCATCCCCGGAGAACCAGTGGCATTTTGAATTGCGATGCGGACATTTCTCGTTAAACCGGGCTCACCGGAGCCAGAGAAGTTAGGCGACTCTACCCCAAAAAACTCAGTCATCACTTGATTTTTGCCTTCATCGGAGATGATCCAATAGCTACGGTTATATTCCCCCGCATCACTAAATCGTCCTGGTAGCATCACCATCTGGAATTGCTCTGGGCCCAATTGTCGCGAAAAGTTCATCAGGGCCAACATTTCTTCCCAGGTCAAATTCGTATCAATATGCTCCCTGATGACACCAATCAGAGCTGGTAGCCGCGGGATAATGCTCGGAGATTGAATTTTCTCTCGGAGGGCCTTTAGGAGAATTTGTTGCCGTTGTACGCGACCGATGTCTCCAAATTGATCTTGCCGGAAACGAACGAACTGTTCTGCTTGGTCGCCATCTAAAACTTGCCAACCTTTTTCGAGGTTGATCTCTAAGCCCTGGGTTTGGTCGGTATAACGCATATCTGCAGGGACAAAGACATTAACGCCCCCCACCGCATCCACTAATTCTTTAAAGGTGTCGGTAGTCACGCGTACATAGCGATCCACAGCTACTCCATTGAGGACATCACTGACGACTTGGACGGCCAACTGGCCTCCACCATAGGCGTTGGCTTCATTCACTTTTGTGATCCCCACATTGGGAATTCTCACCTGGCTATCCCGAGGAATAGAAAGCATATTCACTTGGCCCTGCTCAGGGCTAAATCCTAGGAGGAGCATGGTATCGCTGCGTCCATCAAATGCTGCCTCAGGGGTAGCGGCCGCCTCGACTCGATCAACTCCCATAATCAGAACAT
The nucleotide sequence above comes from [Synechococcus] sp. NIES-970. Encoded proteins:
- a CDS encoding hypothetical protein (conserved hypothetical protein) yields the protein MESLQTKVLVVGGGTGGTAAALQCARNGVATILVSEFPWLGGMLTAAGVAAPDGNELQAWQTGLWGAFLRELQWRHQRDGLDHSWVSMFTFDPRIGAQIFADWVKAEKNLTWIAGQVPLEVKRQGDRLTGVRFKNYQIAADIILDGTELGDVLALGDVPHRWGWDWSENFQEPSAPAMSNEMTAMYPVQSPTWVFYLQKHGLQPSPGHGDFSIFQGAWEKYGLDAFMNYGGLPKGQYMINWPLAGNDYGLGGDRLLDPQQRLDFYREAQAHSLAFADYIYQESGGEYGLAPDVFPHGLQGGSFALMPYFRESRRLIGTETLTEQQILPNGTVAPLPLNAAGEVMAIAVGNYANDHHYPGFEFPLAPKSIPWGGRWTGTPFTIPYTALYSATVENCLACEKNIAVSHMANGATRLQPLVLNIGQAAGQAAALAIQNQCGPKDLDVRAIQEKLLTDPFAPAAVIPLYNLAWDHPEWLQWQRFYLDHPDQYSEHGLCGCESFVSRATPQAKAYGGEIFPTGDRTFAITFPDYPDSLQVITLDFSLHQWLESLDAPQRIQAIGRVNHAAPWFVLEGLA
- a CDS encoding cell envelope-related transcriptional attenuator, LytR domain — its product is MVHGQDVTSGEHTRTGSTKVLRSPGQPVPRRGQPKAKGIPAFVHGFSWGAGFMGTILLSAAVGTAIAVYSPISQLVLPFLPAPLGGLATDGLRQLGTYSLGRPVNVLIMGVDRVEAAATPEAAFDGRSDTMLLLGFSPEQGQVNMLSIPRDSQVRIPNVGITKVNEANAYGGGQLAVQVVSDVLNGVAVDRYVRVTTDTFKELVDAVGGVNVFVPADMRYTDQTQGLEINLEKGWQVLDGDQAEQFVRFRQDQFGDIGRVQRQQILLKALREKIQSPSIIPRLPALIGVIREHIDTNLTWEEMLALMNFSRQLGPEQFQMVMLPGRFSDAGEYNRSYWIISDEGKNQVMTEFFGVESPNFSGSGEPGLTRNVRIAIQNATGSPGMARQVSEYLQTQGFTNLYLANDHPERLEQSQVIAQQGNISGANQLRALLGVGRIEASSTGEIESDFTILVGQDWLIRDQQPVTAD